A genomic region of Arachis hypogaea cultivar Tifrunner chromosome 5, arahy.Tifrunner.gnm2.J5K5, whole genome shotgun sequence contains the following coding sequences:
- the LOC112801487 gene encoding uncharacterized protein isoform X3 — MFRSARWWTDRNRVKALFKLHFHLTQVNECGVDALVLSIVPGDFGKPTTRLDQVTVRNGVCTWHNPVYETVKFIQDPKTGKFTDKLYQFLLSTGSSKGSPIGEASINIADYAEATKPSYLSLPIRVSHSDALLHVSIQRIQENSDQREEEECEDAKQKSHDWIISNHLSNADIDESTRSNSSEEVTAKAMNNTEELSVNCSTSSESDTTLSSSDDSSGLDSPRKLGLKRKKNIHSSKNVFLSGDSTNGSNHDIPKEDSEESHPTETEKLKAELAALARHVDVSDMELQTLRKQIVKETKRGQDLSKEILILKEERDAFKLECENLKSFHKRMDEARLRSRSQLETRDLGAFVEEIRQELSYEKDMNANLRLQLKKMQESNAELVLAVQDLEEMLEQSQCNNKDSKELVETEMEKLVQRQSNGNNDTEALEKKIIDLYGEIEMYRRDKDDLEVQLEQLALDYEILKQENHSIVYKLEQSQVQEQLKMHYECSSPPPPPNNNDPDLEMHIENLEKQLKEQSEDFSNSLATIKELETHIRRLEEEFDKKKHGFEADLEAVTRDKVEHEQRAIKAEEALRKTRMANAKTAERLQEEFRRLSSQMTSTFDANEKAAMKALKEASQLRSQKSLLEEMLRKAKQEIQLLQSDYDLKLDDLSNQMNTMTVQIQQMKLEIEDKTKQLEDQKKNGEQAGSDFSEKIRVLKAENEDLNGEIWRLREQVEGNESRRDELELMKKSMEESEEMLQRGSAERNELVSTIALLKKEAEQSVNEARRLEKEVEAVRAQYSELKGSVSEEAAEKEKLRKQVLQMKSEIKKKEDALSSMERRLKDSLKNKKTASAPQNSKDMASLREKIKMLEQGLVKSKEKALESSSSSFLNKEKELQTKIDELENKVEEFNQIIALQQVSQDLSIISSKDVCDEKEMVSELTERNKSMESELKEMQERYLEMSLKFAEVEGERQQLVMTLRNLNLNLKTINKP, encoded by the exons ATGTTTCGTTCTGCAAGATGGTGGACCGACAGGAACAGAGTCAAAGCTCTTTTCAAGCTCCATTTCCATCTCACACAg GTGAATGAATGTGGGGTGGATGCATTGGTGCTGTCAATAGTTCCAGGGGACTTTGGAAAACCAACCACCAGATTGGATCAAGTTACAGTTAGAAATGGAGTTTGTACATGGCATAATCCTGTATATGAAACTGTCAAGTTCATTCAAGACCCAAAGACTGGCAAATTCACTGATAAATTATATCAATTTTTGCTTTCAACG GGTTCATCAAAAGGTAGCCCCATTGGGGAGGCTTCTATAAATATTGCTGACTATGCTGAGGCCACAAAACCATCCTATCTCTCTCTTCCCATCAGGGTTTCTCATTCTGATGCTCTTTTGCat GTATCCATCCAGAGGATTCAAGAAAATAGTGATCAAAG AGAAGAAGAGGAATGTGAAGATGCCAAACAAAAATCCCATGATTGGATCATAAGCAACCATTTAAGCAATGCAGACATAGATGAAAGCACTAGAAGCAACTCTTCTGAA GAAGTCACTGCCAAAGCAATGAACAATACAGAAGAATTGAGTGTTAATTGCAGCACATCTAGTGAATCTGACACTACATTGTCAAGTTCAGATGACAGCTCTGGACTTGATAGTCCCCGAAAACTTGGactgaaaagaaaaaagaacatcCATTCCAGCAAAAATGTGTTTCTTTCAG GCGATTCGACAAACGGCTCCAACCATGACATTCCAAAGGAAGATTCCGAAGAATCACATCCTACAGAGACTGAAAAACTCAAGGCTGAGCTTGCTGCATTGGCTAGGCATGTGGATGTGTCAGACATGGAACTACAGACCCTTAGAAAGCAGATTGTGAAGGAAACCAAAAGAGGGCAAGACCTCTCAAAGGAAATCCTTATCTTGAAAGAAGAAAGAGACGCATTCAAGTTGGAATGTGAGAATCTCAAGTCTTTCCACAAGCGAATGGACGAGGCCAGATTGCGAAGCAGGTCGCAATTGGAAACCAGAGATCTCGGCGCTTTCGTGGAAGAAATCCGGCAGGAATTGAGTTATGAAAAGGACATGAACGCCAATCTCCGGCTACAGTTAAAGAAGATGCAAGAATCAAATGCTGAACTGGTTCTTGCTGTGCAGGACCTTGAAGAAATGCTGGAGCAATCACAGTGTAATAACAAAGACTCCAAGGAGctagtagaaacagaaatggagaagCTTGTACAGAGACAAAGCAACGGTAATAACGATACAGAAGCACTTGAGAAGAAGATTATAGACCTATATGGTGAAATAGAGATGTACAGAAGGGACAAAGATGATTTAGAGGTACAACTGGAACAACTTGCATTAGACTATGAGATATTGAAACAGGAGAATCATAGCATTGTGTATAAGCTTGAGCAAAGCCAAGTTCAAGAACAATTGAAAATGCATTATGAATGTtcatctcctcctcctcctcctaataATAATGATCCTGATCTTGAAATGCATATTGAGAATCTAGAGAAGCAACTCAAAGAACAGTCAGAAGATTTCTCGAATTCTCTTGCTACTATTAAGGAACTCGAAACGCATATCAGGAGATTGGAGGAAGAATTCGATAAGAAGAAACATGGATTCGAAGCTGACCTAGAAGCAGTGACGCGCGACAAAGTTGAACATGAGCAGAGAGCCATCAAAGCAGAGGAAGCTTTGCGGAAGACAAGAATGGCGAATGCTAAAACTGCCGAGAGGCTGCAAGAGGAGTTTAGAAGGCTCTCGTCTCAAATGACCTCCACATTTGACGCCAATGAGAAAGCTGCCATGAAAGCATTGAAAGAAGCGAGCCAACTGCGTTCGCAGAAGAGTTTACTAGAAGAAATGCTGCGAAAAGCTAAACAAGAGATTCAGTTGCTTCAATCTGATTATGATTTAAAACTCGATGatctctcaaatcaaatgaatacAATGACGGTTCAGATTCAACAGATGAAGCTGGAGATCGAGGACAAGACAAAGCagctagaagatcagaagaagaaCGGGGAACAAGCTGGTAGCGATTTCTCTGAGAAGATTCGAGTGCTTAAGGCAGAGAATGAAGATCTGAACGGAGAGATTTGGCGGTTACGCGAGCAAGTAGAAGGAAATGAAAGTCGTAGAGATGAGTTGGAACTAATGAAGAAATCGATGGAGGAATCCGAGGAAATGTTACAGAGAGGAAGTGCCGAAAGAAATGAACTGGTGAGTACGATTGCATTGTTAAAGAAGGAAGCAGAGCAGTCAGTTAACGAGGCTAGGCGATTGGAGAAGGAGGTGGAAGCAGTTAGAGCTCAATACAGTGAGTTGAAAGGTTCAGTTTCGGAAGAGGCGGCGGAGAAAGAAAaacttaggaagcaagttttgcAGATGAAGAGTGAGATCAAGAAGAAGGAGGATGCGTTAAGCAGCATGGAGAGGAGGCTTAAGGATAGTTTGAAGAACAAGAAAACTGCTTCAGCTCCTCAGAATTCAAAAGACATGGCAAGTCTGAgggaaaaaatcaaaatgctTGAG CAGGGCCTTGTAAAGTCAAAGGAAAAAGCATTGGAGAGTTCATCAAGTTCATTCTTGAATAAGGAGAAGGAACTCCAGACCAAAATTGACGAGTTGGAGaataaagtggaggaattcaaTCAGATTATTGCTTTGCAGCAG GTTTCTCAGGATTTAAG
- the LOC112801487 gene encoding uncharacterized protein isoform X1, which produces MFRSARWWTDRNRVKALFKLHFHLTQVNECGVDALVLSIVPGDFGKPTTRLDQVTVRNGVCTWHNPVYETVKFIQDPKTGKFTDKLYQFLLSTGSSKGSPIGEASINIADYAEATKPSYLSLPIRVSHSDALLHVSIQRIQENSDQREEEECEDAKQKSHDWIISNHLSNADIDESTRSNSSEEVTAKAMNNTEELSVNCSTSSESDTTLSSSDDSSGLDSPRKLGLKRKKNIHSSKNVFLSGMSHNSKSQKLVISDSTTQMHDDMHQRIHFDWPPGDSTNGSNHDIPKEDSEESHPTETEKLKAELAALARHVDVSDMELQTLRKQIVKETKRGQDLSKEILILKEERDAFKLECENLKSFHKRMDEARLRSRSQLETRDLGAFVEEIRQELSYEKDMNANLRLQLKKMQESNAELVLAVQDLEEMLEQSQCNNKDSKELVETEMEKLVQRQSNGNNDTEALEKKIIDLYGEIEMYRRDKDDLEVQLEQLALDYEILKQENHSIVYKLEQSQVQEQLKMHYECSSPPPPPNNNDPDLEMHIENLEKQLKEQSEDFSNSLATIKELETHIRRLEEEFDKKKHGFEADLEAVTRDKVEHEQRAIKAEEALRKTRMANAKTAERLQEEFRRLSSQMTSTFDANEKAAMKALKEASQLRSQKSLLEEMLRKAKQEIQLLQSDYDLKLDDLSNQMNTMTVQIQQMKLEIEDKTKQLEDQKKNGEQAGSDFSEKIRVLKAENEDLNGEIWRLREQVEGNESRRDELELMKKSMEESEEMLQRGSAERNELVSTIALLKKEAEQSVNEARRLEKEVEAVRAQYSELKGSVSEEAAEKEKLRKQVLQMKSEIKKKEDALSSMERRLKDSLKNKKTASAPQNSKDMASLREKIKMLEQGLVKSKEKALESSSSSFLNKEKELQTKIDELENKVEEFNQIIALQQVSQDLSIISSKDVCDEKEMVSELTERNKSMESELKEMQERYLEMSLKFAEVEGERQQLVMTLRNLNLNLKTINKP; this is translated from the exons ATGTTTCGTTCTGCAAGATGGTGGACCGACAGGAACAGAGTCAAAGCTCTTTTCAAGCTCCATTTCCATCTCACACAg GTGAATGAATGTGGGGTGGATGCATTGGTGCTGTCAATAGTTCCAGGGGACTTTGGAAAACCAACCACCAGATTGGATCAAGTTACAGTTAGAAATGGAGTTTGTACATGGCATAATCCTGTATATGAAACTGTCAAGTTCATTCAAGACCCAAAGACTGGCAAATTCACTGATAAATTATATCAATTTTTGCTTTCAACG GGTTCATCAAAAGGTAGCCCCATTGGGGAGGCTTCTATAAATATTGCTGACTATGCTGAGGCCACAAAACCATCCTATCTCTCTCTTCCCATCAGGGTTTCTCATTCTGATGCTCTTTTGCat GTATCCATCCAGAGGATTCAAGAAAATAGTGATCAAAG AGAAGAAGAGGAATGTGAAGATGCCAAACAAAAATCCCATGATTGGATCATAAGCAACCATTTAAGCAATGCAGACATAGATGAAAGCACTAGAAGCAACTCTTCTGAA GAAGTCACTGCCAAAGCAATGAACAATACAGAAGAATTGAGTGTTAATTGCAGCACATCTAGTGAATCTGACACTACATTGTCAAGTTCAGATGACAGCTCTGGACTTGATAGTCCCCGAAAACTTGGactgaaaagaaaaaagaacatcCATTCCAGCAAAAATGTGTTTCTTTCAGGTATGAGCCACAATTCAAAATCTCAAAAACTTGTTATCAGTGACTCCACAACACAGATGCATGATGATATGCATCAGAGAATACACTTTGATTGGCCACCAGGCGATTCGACAAACGGCTCCAACCATGACATTCCAAAGGAAGATTCCGAAGAATCACATCCTACAGAGACTGAAAAACTCAAGGCTGAGCTTGCTGCATTGGCTAGGCATGTGGATGTGTCAGACATGGAACTACAGACCCTTAGAAAGCAGATTGTGAAGGAAACCAAAAGAGGGCAAGACCTCTCAAAGGAAATCCTTATCTTGAAAGAAGAAAGAGACGCATTCAAGTTGGAATGTGAGAATCTCAAGTCTTTCCACAAGCGAATGGACGAGGCCAGATTGCGAAGCAGGTCGCAATTGGAAACCAGAGATCTCGGCGCTTTCGTGGAAGAAATCCGGCAGGAATTGAGTTATGAAAAGGACATGAACGCCAATCTCCGGCTACAGTTAAAGAAGATGCAAGAATCAAATGCTGAACTGGTTCTTGCTGTGCAGGACCTTGAAGAAATGCTGGAGCAATCACAGTGTAATAACAAAGACTCCAAGGAGctagtagaaacagaaatggagaagCTTGTACAGAGACAAAGCAACGGTAATAACGATACAGAAGCACTTGAGAAGAAGATTATAGACCTATATGGTGAAATAGAGATGTACAGAAGGGACAAAGATGATTTAGAGGTACAACTGGAACAACTTGCATTAGACTATGAGATATTGAAACAGGAGAATCATAGCATTGTGTATAAGCTTGAGCAAAGCCAAGTTCAAGAACAATTGAAAATGCATTATGAATGTtcatctcctcctcctcctcctaataATAATGATCCTGATCTTGAAATGCATATTGAGAATCTAGAGAAGCAACTCAAAGAACAGTCAGAAGATTTCTCGAATTCTCTTGCTACTATTAAGGAACTCGAAACGCATATCAGGAGATTGGAGGAAGAATTCGATAAGAAGAAACATGGATTCGAAGCTGACCTAGAAGCAGTGACGCGCGACAAAGTTGAACATGAGCAGAGAGCCATCAAAGCAGAGGAAGCTTTGCGGAAGACAAGAATGGCGAATGCTAAAACTGCCGAGAGGCTGCAAGAGGAGTTTAGAAGGCTCTCGTCTCAAATGACCTCCACATTTGACGCCAATGAGAAAGCTGCCATGAAAGCATTGAAAGAAGCGAGCCAACTGCGTTCGCAGAAGAGTTTACTAGAAGAAATGCTGCGAAAAGCTAAACAAGAGATTCAGTTGCTTCAATCTGATTATGATTTAAAACTCGATGatctctcaaatcaaatgaatacAATGACGGTTCAGATTCAACAGATGAAGCTGGAGATCGAGGACAAGACAAAGCagctagaagatcagaagaagaaCGGGGAACAAGCTGGTAGCGATTTCTCTGAGAAGATTCGAGTGCTTAAGGCAGAGAATGAAGATCTGAACGGAGAGATTTGGCGGTTACGCGAGCAAGTAGAAGGAAATGAAAGTCGTAGAGATGAGTTGGAACTAATGAAGAAATCGATGGAGGAATCCGAGGAAATGTTACAGAGAGGAAGTGCCGAAAGAAATGAACTGGTGAGTACGATTGCATTGTTAAAGAAGGAAGCAGAGCAGTCAGTTAACGAGGCTAGGCGATTGGAGAAGGAGGTGGAAGCAGTTAGAGCTCAATACAGTGAGTTGAAAGGTTCAGTTTCGGAAGAGGCGGCGGAGAAAGAAAaacttaggaagcaagttttgcAGATGAAGAGTGAGATCAAGAAGAAGGAGGATGCGTTAAGCAGCATGGAGAGGAGGCTTAAGGATAGTTTGAAGAACAAGAAAACTGCTTCAGCTCCTCAGAATTCAAAAGACATGGCAAGTCTGAgggaaaaaatcaaaatgctTGAG CAGGGCCTTGTAAAGTCAAAGGAAAAAGCATTGGAGAGTTCATCAAGTTCATTCTTGAATAAGGAGAAGGAACTCCAGACCAAAATTGACGAGTTGGAGaataaagtggaggaattcaaTCAGATTATTGCTTTGCAGCAG GTTTCTCAGGATTTAAG
- the LOC112801487 gene encoding uncharacterized protein isoform X2 translates to MFRSARWWTDRNRVKALFKLHFHLTQVNECGVDALVLSIVPGDFGKPTTRLDQVTVRNGVCTWHNPVYETVKFIQDPKTGKFTDKLYQFLLSTGSSKGSPIGEASINIADYAEATKPSYLSLPIRVSHSDALLHVSIQRIQENSDQREEEECEDAKQKSHDWIISNHLSNADIDESTRSNSSEEVTAKAMNNTEELSVNCSTSSESDTTLSSSDDSSGLDSPRKLGLKRKKNIHSSKNVFLSGMSHNSKSQKLVISDSTTQMHDDMHQRIHFDWPPGDSTNGSNHDIPKEDSEESHPTETEKLKAELAALARHVDVSDMELQTLRKQIVKETKRGQDLSKEILILKEERDAFKLECENLKSFHKRMDEARLRSRSQLETRDLGAFVEEIRQELSYEKDMNANLRLQLKKMQESNAELVLAVQDLEEMLEQSQCNNKDSKELVETEMEKLVQRQSNGNNDTEALEKKIIDLYGEIEMYRRDKDDLEVQLEQLALDYEILKQENHSIVYKLEQSQVQEQLKMHYECSSPPPPPNNNDPDLEMHIENLEKQLKEQSEDFSNSLATIKELETHIRRLEEEFDKKKHGFEADLEAVTRDKVEHEQRAIKAEEALRKTRMANAKTAERLQEEFRRLSSQMTSTFDANEKAAMKALKEASQLRSQKSLLEEMLRKAKQEIQLLQSDYDLKLDDLSNQMNTMTVQIQQMKLEIEDKTKQLEDQKKNGEQAGSDFSEKIRVLKAENEDLNGEIWRLREQVEGNESRRDELELMKKSMEESEEMLQRGSAERNELVSTIALLKKEAEQSVNEARRLEKEVEAVRAQYSELKGSVSEEAAEKEKLRKQVLQMKSEIKKKEDALSSMERRLKDSLKNKKTASAPQNSKDMASLREKIKMLEGLVKSKEKALESSSSSFLNKEKELQTKIDELENKVEEFNQIIALQQVSQDLSIISSKDVCDEKEMVSELTERNKSMESELKEMQERYLEMSLKFAEVEGERQQLVMTLRNLNLNLKTINKP, encoded by the exons ATGTTTCGTTCTGCAAGATGGTGGACCGACAGGAACAGAGTCAAAGCTCTTTTCAAGCTCCATTTCCATCTCACACAg GTGAATGAATGTGGGGTGGATGCATTGGTGCTGTCAATAGTTCCAGGGGACTTTGGAAAACCAACCACCAGATTGGATCAAGTTACAGTTAGAAATGGAGTTTGTACATGGCATAATCCTGTATATGAAACTGTCAAGTTCATTCAAGACCCAAAGACTGGCAAATTCACTGATAAATTATATCAATTTTTGCTTTCAACG GGTTCATCAAAAGGTAGCCCCATTGGGGAGGCTTCTATAAATATTGCTGACTATGCTGAGGCCACAAAACCATCCTATCTCTCTCTTCCCATCAGGGTTTCTCATTCTGATGCTCTTTTGCat GTATCCATCCAGAGGATTCAAGAAAATAGTGATCAAAG AGAAGAAGAGGAATGTGAAGATGCCAAACAAAAATCCCATGATTGGATCATAAGCAACCATTTAAGCAATGCAGACATAGATGAAAGCACTAGAAGCAACTCTTCTGAA GAAGTCACTGCCAAAGCAATGAACAATACAGAAGAATTGAGTGTTAATTGCAGCACATCTAGTGAATCTGACACTACATTGTCAAGTTCAGATGACAGCTCTGGACTTGATAGTCCCCGAAAACTTGGactgaaaagaaaaaagaacatcCATTCCAGCAAAAATGTGTTTCTTTCAGGTATGAGCCACAATTCAAAATCTCAAAAACTTGTTATCAGTGACTCCACAACACAGATGCATGATGATATGCATCAGAGAATACACTTTGATTGGCCACCAGGCGATTCGACAAACGGCTCCAACCATGACATTCCAAAGGAAGATTCCGAAGAATCACATCCTACAGAGACTGAAAAACTCAAGGCTGAGCTTGCTGCATTGGCTAGGCATGTGGATGTGTCAGACATGGAACTACAGACCCTTAGAAAGCAGATTGTGAAGGAAACCAAAAGAGGGCAAGACCTCTCAAAGGAAATCCTTATCTTGAAAGAAGAAAGAGACGCATTCAAGTTGGAATGTGAGAATCTCAAGTCTTTCCACAAGCGAATGGACGAGGCCAGATTGCGAAGCAGGTCGCAATTGGAAACCAGAGATCTCGGCGCTTTCGTGGAAGAAATCCGGCAGGAATTGAGTTATGAAAAGGACATGAACGCCAATCTCCGGCTACAGTTAAAGAAGATGCAAGAATCAAATGCTGAACTGGTTCTTGCTGTGCAGGACCTTGAAGAAATGCTGGAGCAATCACAGTGTAATAACAAAGACTCCAAGGAGctagtagaaacagaaatggagaagCTTGTACAGAGACAAAGCAACGGTAATAACGATACAGAAGCACTTGAGAAGAAGATTATAGACCTATATGGTGAAATAGAGATGTACAGAAGGGACAAAGATGATTTAGAGGTACAACTGGAACAACTTGCATTAGACTATGAGATATTGAAACAGGAGAATCATAGCATTGTGTATAAGCTTGAGCAAAGCCAAGTTCAAGAACAATTGAAAATGCATTATGAATGTtcatctcctcctcctcctcctaataATAATGATCCTGATCTTGAAATGCATATTGAGAATCTAGAGAAGCAACTCAAAGAACAGTCAGAAGATTTCTCGAATTCTCTTGCTACTATTAAGGAACTCGAAACGCATATCAGGAGATTGGAGGAAGAATTCGATAAGAAGAAACATGGATTCGAAGCTGACCTAGAAGCAGTGACGCGCGACAAAGTTGAACATGAGCAGAGAGCCATCAAAGCAGAGGAAGCTTTGCGGAAGACAAGAATGGCGAATGCTAAAACTGCCGAGAGGCTGCAAGAGGAGTTTAGAAGGCTCTCGTCTCAAATGACCTCCACATTTGACGCCAATGAGAAAGCTGCCATGAAAGCATTGAAAGAAGCGAGCCAACTGCGTTCGCAGAAGAGTTTACTAGAAGAAATGCTGCGAAAAGCTAAACAAGAGATTCAGTTGCTTCAATCTGATTATGATTTAAAACTCGATGatctctcaaatcaaatgaatacAATGACGGTTCAGATTCAACAGATGAAGCTGGAGATCGAGGACAAGACAAAGCagctagaagatcagaagaagaaCGGGGAACAAGCTGGTAGCGATTTCTCTGAGAAGATTCGAGTGCTTAAGGCAGAGAATGAAGATCTGAACGGAGAGATTTGGCGGTTACGCGAGCAAGTAGAAGGAAATGAAAGTCGTAGAGATGAGTTGGAACTAATGAAGAAATCGATGGAGGAATCCGAGGAAATGTTACAGAGAGGAAGTGCCGAAAGAAATGAACTGGTGAGTACGATTGCATTGTTAAAGAAGGAAGCAGAGCAGTCAGTTAACGAGGCTAGGCGATTGGAGAAGGAGGTGGAAGCAGTTAGAGCTCAATACAGTGAGTTGAAAGGTTCAGTTTCGGAAGAGGCGGCGGAGAAAGAAAaacttaggaagcaagttttgcAGATGAAGAGTGAGATCAAGAAGAAGGAGGATGCGTTAAGCAGCATGGAGAGGAGGCTTAAGGATAGTTTGAAGAACAAGAAAACTGCTTCAGCTCCTCAGAATTCAAAAGACATGGCAAGTCTGAgggaaaaaatcaaaatgctTGAG GGCCTTGTAAAGTCAAAGGAAAAAGCATTGGAGAGTTCATCAAGTTCATTCTTGAATAAGGAGAAGGAACTCCAGACCAAAATTGACGAGTTGGAGaataaagtggaggaattcaaTCAGATTATTGCTTTGCAGCAG GTTTCTCAGGATTTAAG